The stretch of DNA tctggggatgaggaggaaatgcagttcatgggactgcctgacatgttccaaGATGCTAAAGACTCTGGCATTAACTTctgagtgtaacgttttctgttatttttgtgatcctgtgatGCGAAAATCGGATAAGAAGAGgtcatgggtgatgatattaTATAAcaagaatccggataaacaggagggttatgttggaattattgtaaataagttatcctgattttagtttagactattgaaatgttagttaatagaattggggatgtcttgaccccctgggaaaagtttcaccttattcaacaaagaggaactacccaggggggcggacgcctgtctgtttgtctgttttgtgagggttgcaagatatcaggaataagactataaagatgttatcttgaaggggcatatggtcatgatcaaagaaccttttgtaactgggagagaactatctctcccttgatcagcttgaaacttcctgtaacttggacactcccaaaacacaataagagaataggcgaggggagattttcttcagagtgttgttggagggctgtgacaggggcagtctctgaacctctcattttttaaataaagataactcaaattctctgtgatttccttcttttcaggttggtgaaacaaatgtctggtgtttgaacctaacagggatcatgtgcaaatttataatataggggggaatgttggggtaatcattattataaatgtgtttgcaatgaatataaagccttataatatacatgcttactatattaatcaatatatttgcttattaggaatagtaatgctcatcctaaatgtgtaactatattaaacaatatagttatatgtgttgatcgctttcaacgaagacaaacgcttacgccaaggtcgctctccaggacagctgggtccagcgagagatacaagttcgaaaggacataaaacaatccactgagttcttgctccaaggactgattactggaagatacgcctcaaccccttccccagatgagagttcgcaatgaagatcggtgaaggacgcttaaattgttgttgggtcagcggatggctatcaagcatattgttttaatttgtgacgctagtttgacgctaggtttgcttgattatggaattgttttgtttcttgcttacgcaaatggaatcgataaccttgtaattgttttgatttgaagccttaaatgggcaggacataatgccgctctttagaataatcttggtcggcgGAGCGgcgggatgtattctcttcttgcaagaattaaatgtgatgtgactacagatgccttttttattgaaagctgaattggaaaaacctaaggataaacctacaattggatgaacctaacaggccttaaacataaattataatacaaaatatagcactgaatcaacttacgaacaaattcaacaatgaacaatcgctcggaacctaactcgttcgtaagtaggggagcgtctgtacaggcAAAGAAACTCACGAAAATCATGTTTCTTCGGGGGAAATACCTTCACGTACTGCCCTGAAGATGCCATCGAGAGACTACAATGTCCACCATGGCATTCACTCACGTTCTCACTCTATTTCTGGGCACAAAAACACTTTGCTCCTGCATACATGGAACAACCTTGCTTTAAGTTAACCATTTGGTACACTCATTTGTCAGATTTTCAACCATTGATGAATTAGTGTGGGTGGCTTGGTACATTCATTTTCCCGATTTGCCACAAAGTGCATGAGTCCCACAGCTTTGCTGCAACACTGCACTGTATTCTTTGGAGCGGAGGTGTGACGTGTGACATCAAGAGAAACCAACTTCAGAATAAGGGTATGGGTAGCGATGAAGGCAATTTCTTCTATTTTCCCTCACTTGATAATTACCTTTTTTTAACAGGGTGTCTAGAAAAACTGTGCCTAATATGTTAAAGCATCTTCAAGGAATGGATGCAAAGTTCAAAAAAATTTCAAACCTTAAAACCACGAAAGTAAAATTCAAGAATTTTCAAGCATTTCAAGGAACTATATAAgagggtacccggacgtttcgtcgaaagacgtttggtcgaccggacgtttggtagaacggacgtttcgtcgccgggttattactgttgaaaccagctctaaaattataatcatgagagagtgagtttaatatctaaatatcgaatatcaaaatatcaacagtaaactctgtaataatttgacagcgagcgaacccggcgaccaaacgtccggtcgaccaaacgtcacgtccggtcgaccaaacgtcacgtccggtcgaccaaacgtcacgtccggtcgaccaaacgtcacgtccggtcgaccaaacgtcacgtccggtcgaccaaacgtcacgtccggtcgaccaaacgtcacgtccggtcgaccaaacgtcacgtccggtcgaccaaacgtcacgtccggtcgaccaaacgtcacgtccggtcgaccaaacgtcacgtccggtcgaccaaacgtcacgtccggtcgaccaaacgtcacgtccggtcgaccaaacgtcacgtccggtcgaccaaacgtcacgtccggtcgaccaaacgtcacgtccggtcgaccaaacgtcacgtccggtcgaccaaacgtcacgtccggtcgaccaaacgtcacgtccggtcgaccaaacgtcacgtccggtcgaccaaacgtcacgtccggtcgaccaaacgtcacgtccggtcgaccaaacgtcacgtccggtcgaccaaacgtcacgtccggtcgaccaaacgtcacgtccggtcgaccaaacgtcacgtccggtcgaccaaacgtcacgtccggtcgaccaaacgtcacgtccggtcgaccaaacgtcacgtccggtcgaccaaacgtcacgtccggtcgaccaaacgtcacgtccggtcgaccaaacgtcacgtccggtcgaccaaacgtcacgtccggtcgaccaaacgtcacgtccggtcgaccaaacgtcacgtccggtcgaccaaacgtcacgtccggtcgaccaaacgtcacgtccggtcgaccaaacgtcacgtccggtcgaccaaacgtcacgtccggtcgaccaaacgtcacgtccggtcgaccaaacgtcacgtccggtcgaccaaacgtcacgtccggtcgaccaaacgtcacgtccggtcgaccaaacgtcacgtccggtcgaccaaacgtcacgtccggtcgaccaaacgtcacgtccggtcgaccaaacgtcacgtccggtcgaccaaacgtcacgtccggtcgaccaaacgtcacgtccggtcgaccaaacgtcacgtccggtcgaccaaacgtcacgtccggtcgaccaaacgtcacgtccggtcgaccaaacgtcacgtccggtcgaccaaacgtcacgtccggtcgaccaaacgtcacgtccggtcgaccaaacgtccggtcgaccaaacgtccggtcgaccaaacgtccggtcgaccaaacatctttcgacgaaatgtccggtcacgatatAAGAGGTTGAAAAGATGgcattgatatatatttttcatcaatGAATTATAAATGTAATTTATCGTGGCAGGCTATAAGACAGCACATATGAAATATTCCGTTGTCGCCCAGCACTAGCCATGAGAATTTCTCTTTGCCATATAAGGAAATACTACTACATCAAAGAGTTTCGAAAATTAGCACAAATATCAAAATAGATGATTTTATTTGTAATGTATTAAAGTTTTCAACACATCTGGCAGTGTTTCAGTTCACAAACGAAGAAGTCAATCAATCCTCAAGGCTTAATAGGGTACAGTGGTGATTGGacaccatttctttttttttatgaatcagAAAGAAACAAAGTCAACAaacattagaagaaaaaaaactaatagcaGACAATCATACAGGTTTTTCAACAAACCTTAATTGACCAAACCATCTTTGGATGGAAACTAAAACCAGCACTCAATCAGGGATTGGAGTTGAAACTTCTATCTGCTTCAAGTTCAAGACAGTTGAAATTTAACTTGAAATGTATCCTTCATATCTTTACACTAAAATTCAGTTAACTGTCGCGAGTGGTTGAATTCCGATTCAATAACACTTATAAGGCGTACAATCAAACTGAAGAGAAATTGATCAAATgctcacaaaaaacaaaaactatgtAGTGGACAACTTTTAAAACAGAATGCATCAAATAAGATTGTCGGTCCTAATTGTATCTTCAATACATCCAACAAACTAAATAATCAACAGCAATATAATATAACAAGAGTTGCTCAGACTCATTAAATGTTGCAGTGGCagagtttggatgttttttcaCAATACAATTTCTGTTAACATTAATTTGTGTGCGACTGTAAATGTGCACCATTAAATGAGTATTTCATTGTTTATATTGGAGTTTTAAGGACACAATAGAATATGTTCAGATACGaaatgaataatataaataaCAGTTTGAAGTAGAATAAACAAACACTGTTAAATTTATCTGTAAGTGTGGCTTTAAGATGTGCCCGCAGGACAACAGCGATCCTATTTTAGGCAATAAATTAAAAGGGCCTGACGTTAAAAATTTGACACAAGTGCTATAATCATCCGGTCTTTCTTAAGACATATTTCTGAAAAGCAGTGCAGTACAgttgttttttcctttcattgAGTCACATGAGTCGATATACTattggacagacaatatgtaacaatagaagggaaacttaattattttcattttttcttttcattgacCCACATGATTTGATATACTATTGGACAGGCAATAGATAGCAATATGTAACAATCGAAGGGAAACTACATACTTGCATTTGATTACCCAAATTGGTTAACTACAAAAACCTTTGGTCTCATAATAGGGTCTTTGTGAAAACCACTGTCCATTAATGTTTtgagaaatgtaaaaatatatatttttagcacTGTTTTCGTGATTTACAACACAATCTCCAGTTATTTTACAATTACCACCATTTGTTGGACCGTGATTTACCAAAAAAATACCTaagtaaagaaacaaaaaaaatgcagtagcaagaaacaaagcatattttggttatttcaattattcattcaaagAGAAAATTCCAAACTTGACGAGGTAATAAAGACGTGCACTGATCCAGGAATCTCCATTTAGCTCGAGCATTTCACTAAATTATTATTCACCTTAGcttgtttatttcaaattattattaatctTGAATTTCAACACAAGTAGCTAAGATCAGTAATATTTGGCTTTGAGATAGggcttttcatcatttttatgaCAAAGGACAGTATTATAATACACTTTGATGATGACTTGAACAGGGTTATTTGCATTGGATTAAGAAAATACCTGATCACTGCATTTTTCAACCTCAGCTTTCAGGTTCATATGTGCACATTGACATAGTTCCCAAGATGATAAATACTCTGATTTTGGGTTAACAATATCATTTCATTGACACAAGAATATCAAACATCCTAGTTGAATCAAATCCCAATGGTTCTCGCTTGTCAGTTGTCAAACATTTACAGCTGCTTTGTGGATTTGTCAGGTTATCTATTTTCAAGTTATGACAAAATACGATTATAATCCCAAAATAATGGGTCAGAAAAAGAAAGGCACTTTGCCAAAAGACTTTTAAGCAGAGTTCAAGAGTGGAACTTTTCTTTCACAATACACTGTGGACTTGGGTGACCTAAACGCCAACAGATCTTGAGTGAGCGCCTATATTTGTAAAATTCCCGGCAAACCAGCTAGCTCACAGTCCAAATGATGTGCTGTTGTATtttcttcttgaagaaatcaggATGTGGTTGAGTGTCGAGAGATGCACCTCTGAATATGACTCTTCGAATCAAGTATTTGTTTTGAGTACAATAGATTTGTCTCAACTCCAGCTGACATCATATTGTGTCCAACCCTCTGGTGGAGCTAAAAACACCCTTCGACCACGATGCAGGAAACTGACAACACCCCTGTAGCCTGTCCTTGGGACTCCAGATTTCAAGTCATCCATCACCCCCAAATTCCGGGCCAGGACTTTAAAACTATCTCGGCTCGAGTACTTCACTCTGTACGGACCAGTTCCTCTTAAACCTCCTCCCTGTTGCAGCTCTTCAATTTTAACCAATGGGGCATTGTAAACCTCTTTGATGAACTTTCCATCATAGCTCTCTTTAAGCAAATGAGAGAAGTCTTGTTTGGTAAAAGGCACAAATTCAGTGTTAAGTCTAATATAGCGTAGATACTGGTCAAAGAACTGACCTAAACTGACGCCTTTTCGGCCAAAGGTGATAGTCCGTGAGATTTCTGGGCGGATACACGAGCGATCCTTACGCTGCTCCGGGAGACGCATCCAGTCGTCCCAGAATGCAGAAGGCCATTTGGGTTCCAGCTCATCCCACAATTCTTTAAGCAGCATCCAGCCCAAACCAGGGAAGAAGTCTGTCCGATGGAGAAGACCAGCTTTTGATGGATCGACCAAGGCTTCTCTGCCATTATCATTCCAAGCAGATACACACCATAAGGTAGGATCAGACTGTAGAATTATGTACATGGCATGGAAATACTCGAAGAAATCAGGTGCCAcctaaagaacaacaaaaacattcctTCTTTTGTAATGCACATTTTCCATAACTCCTATaaacttttaatcatgttttataaTATTGCAGTCTTGTCtgctatatgatatatttacttttttatctGGActttaagtcgcattttttttcaactgtttGGCCGGGGTTGCAACTTATACTTTAGTGTGATttatttgcatgttatccccggtactcggacgattcgccgaaagacgtttggccgacggacgtttggccgacggacagtttgctgaacggacgtttcgccgaaacgctcgccccgcccccggatcgtgtgtgtacatgtttttcaaccttggcccgcaggccatatacggcccgttacagataacattcatttaggtataacaagggcatgtactgccccccgctggacatatttctaaatacaagtacgtactacactacaatgtgctgccatttttttatattttatccttgcgtttaaagtagtagccatttggacacgcaatgtaatttatcaaagctggggattcatgtctgacactgagaaaaaacaacactagaagacttgtgaaattctaagtgccatGGACAGCCTAGGGGGCTttgagaacaatacctgaaaatgccatggaacacacttttacttctagtttaattttaaataatttcccattattttaggaaatatatattcaaaatgatttgctgagaaccttaattcaaagattaatctcaacgttttctatgctggtgtaagttttctggagtatttcattacagtagtacttactgttactactactttattttctccatttcttctgtcacgtacaaaataaaaaatataaaaaaattggcagcacattgtagtacatacttgtatttagaaatatgtccagtggggggcagtacatgcccttgttattcctaaatgaatgttatctgtaacgggccgtatatggcccgcgggccgaggttgaaaaacatgtacacacacgatccgggggcggggcgagcgtttcggcgaaacgtccgttcggcgaactgtccgtcggccaaacgtctttcagcgaatcgtccaaaaacatgcatatctatatatgcatatgaatggtaggctgatttaacactctaaattgcccccaagtatGAGTGTGCGCATGAatggtttgtctccttgtgccctgtaattggctgaccacagattccgggtgtccccagcctgaaTTGCCctcaagtatgagtgtgagcataaatggtttgtctccttgtgccctgtaattggctgaccacagattcagggtgtcgcctgcctggtgctcatagttggctgggataggctccagcccccccaccacccttgtaaagataagcggttcagaaaatgaatgacaaactCACAGTTCAAAGTCAGTGGGCGGGACTAAACGCTGTAAAGTGCAAAGCAATGGCGTTTACTGAAAGGGACCAGGAACATTAGCCTCTGACATCCTACTTGCTGGTCATGGCtggatgtacagtggtacctcgtcatacgaccgctcgtcatacaatattctcgtcttacggcggaaatttcgatcgaataattcgcccgtcatgcgatcaaaatttcgtgatgcgaccaagccaggtcttttttgcatatctttcgtgtataacaatatttacgagcacgtaacgattaattcagacgagtttctcctaagaccaggaaacgcgcaacgcgcatgcaaaaagacggctttctgggtaatgaagtacactcgtgcacacaacacccataggcaatggcaacctttctcagaataaaacttcattacccacaatcaatacgtgggtaagctcaactattgtatttcctgttattctttctaaggaaagaagctcccgcgatcgtgctttaaagactatttcccgttggcaagtagtcgtgcgttatcctattgtgaggacatttgtgtgcatcattttgggaatattttgaaggcaatacaacagcaaacagtccatcgatagcgaacgtgagggtggaggcgtggcaaaccgccaacccgtaaaacgaaggtaacaaaagattacaacaaaattagaattcagttgtgtaaagttacatgaaacgtatgtttgagtgtctgtatatattaatccaagttaatttaaatttgtttgttccgtttacgagtgcgttgtcgtggaaaaaaaacaacccccccacgccaccaaacgtctctgtctcccgtcggcgaaatctgcccaattttaattagattaaacacattttattactattaaaccactagttatgtgttactttgttaatagatggtgaattagaagaaataaaacattttttccaatccaatatcctgtttttggtgttttttcagagggctggaacgaattaatttgttttccattcatttcaatggaaaacgtccgctcgagttacgagaatctcgtcatacgagctcagttccggaacggattaagctcgtatctcgaggtaccactgtactgcctAACCAAACAGGTCTTAGTTCTGCCGACTGACTTTGATGGAAGAGGTTGACAGATAAAATAAATACGTGTCCATTAAAATTAAGattgtattttaattaattgCACATGTACGGTTATaccatcacaaccagaattgattatCGAGTCTAGCTTTCCACTGCTACGTTAGTACAGTGTTGACACAATGCTCACAAGGCAAAAAATTAGAAAGCTTCTGAATAACATGATAGCAGAAATCTGCAGCTCATTCTCGGTGTGACATCTTCTGTTTGGAGAACATGtagtaccatatttactcgcatataagccgcatttgtcggacaaagaaaatgaatgaatgaatcgagGGGACAggttatatgcgcataaaaagacgacgaaactgcaaggtgacaaagacgaaacgccataacgcaaaacaATACGGCCgacacaaaatttattttgacgtctatgaatgaaattcatgaataaaaacattttccttgcataaaatgtgaaaaaaaactcacttgtgcctgtcactgcgtGCTCCGGGCatcaccatcttacctagggcgccacCATCATACCTTGTTAAAcactggccagatgcgagtagccttaATAGAtttgtagcgtttaccatgtcagcacatcccaatagttaagACTGATccaaggtcttgcggtcgatcgttaaaatatcagccttgatatctgcgtaatgtgtatctcatgctattattgcacccagagagttggtgaacactataccgctacggagacactggccagatgcgagtagccttgatagatttgtagcgtttaccatgtcagcacatcccaatagttaaggctgatccaaggtcttgtggtcgatcgttaaaatatcagccttgatatctgcgtaatgtgtatctcatgctattattgcacccagagagttggtgaacactataccgctacGGAGACACTTcttggttgtgcttacgttacttccttttttgaaaggaaatgattgtacatttgtgattatgaaataaagcaaatttccgctttgatttttttttaaatcatttcttgttcgaaagtgacaactattgcagtaatatgaactatTGAagaaaatcgagatatttcgacatcagaaacaatttggccgccacagcatcttaaacttctgtttggaaaaatgtaatttctgtcattaaaaagcatcaagttctcatcaagatagacttaccatattttcacaccaatAGGGTGCACTTATGTCtgaaattttctctaaaatggtcgatgcgcccaatcggtcggtgcgccttgtttatgcactaaattccaatttttgtatgaccctgaccgcttgactgactggtttcatttcttgccaacacgctacttattgcaatCAACCCAGTGGACGTTCAACCTAAAACTAGCATCCCCACATATTCCAATCAttatggtaaatccattcaaaacatcccagacgaGTGACGAGGCAGTTGACTTCTGTGCGCTCGTAGAGTTTTTAACCCTACGTACAAAGaggggcaggcagcgtcgcacaagttacgtgacgatttagAATGGATTGCTGATGCCTGGGCCAAAGTGCCGGCAAGCACTGTAGTTTGAACTTTTGttaaagctggaatcactattacgaaaccTCACGGCGACAACTCTGACCCTGACAATATTATGGAACCCAGCATTTTTGGCCAACTCTTAatgtcggatacagaagatgaggactttgacagctttgtagatgtttgaagaCTTTGACTCATTTTTTCGCGAAtacacattacgtcaataaaacaaaatcaaactcagttttgctcctgttgcccttttcaaaacatatgctagcatgCTTACTATATGCTATgctgtgtgtcatgctagcacaaccaCAGCAGCGCGTCCTTTAAAACAAAGCGCCCTATGtactgacaaaaaacagaaaatacactcGCAACTGAGACCCCGCCCTTTAGGGCGGTGCATTTTAtatttgtgaaaatatggtatttcttttttcaaattgaatatttttatatttagcatttacaaaaaacaggcataacttccttatgatattcacCTTAATaaagtgcttttgattcatacagtatctcagaaataccacgtgcggtgatttttcttaagattttcccttcaaagtaacccaTTTGTATTCccgattaaaaccatgaatatggtgaaaattgtgaatcggggagtggcttatacgtgagaaattcaacaattttaaggcaattttaagggtgcagtttatatgcgggggcggcttatttgcgagtaaatacagtactttTCGGAGGCAAGGCAAAGGCAATTAAGAAAAGGCAAGGAATTAGGATCTACTTTCATAATTATGGCTTTTCTGTCAGTTGTTTGGtggatataaataaaaaaatggtctgCTCTCATTTTAAGTCACTTGCTGTACTATTTCACAACACCTTCAAAGGCCAATGCAGAGCACAACAACTGAACACGGAAGGATCTTAGAGTAAAGGAAGAGGCAGGCGACAACTCACCTCAAGGTCATCCTCCACAATGATGACAGTGGACTGTGAAAAAGTCTTGAATATTTGGTTAAGGGCCCAACGATAATGTCTGGCAATTTTGTAGTAGCCCTGGAACTTGCGGTGCTCTGGCCGTACTCTTATGTCTGAAAGGTCTGGCTGTTTTATATGTGTCACTTGGTTGCCATATGATCCAATGACACCAGCTGTTTCTGCATGACCACAGTCTTGGCTGACAATAATAGGATAGTGCTCTTGGGAAGGACGGTACTGAATCAGTCTATCAAGGCTCCGTTTTACTGTAACTCTGTCACAAGCAATAACTAAGATAGGAATGATGACATCTGGGCTTGAGACAAAATTTGAGATTTTTATGTTATCAATCTCATCTGTCTTAATAAGATTAGATTGGCGCTTAGAGTCTGGGGTTACCGAAGTAAAATACTGATGAGTATGTTTAGGAGTTGGATTCTTAgaatccacatttttttttgaagatttTGGTGACAGGTGAACAGTTTTTGATATGGCATGTTTTGTAATGGCAATTTCTCTTTTTCCAAAATCTTTCTGCTTAGGCCATGCTGCCCTGTGACTTTCGATCTGCTTTAGCAGCTGTTTTTGAGTCTCGAGCTGAATTTCAACTTCCTGCGCCAACCGGATCACCTCTCCTGCCAGGTTGTTCCGGCTTCCTTTGCCTCTGATAAAACCCCATTCCTCAGTTTCGCCTGGTTCGTGGCCCCCACCATCCCCTAGGTGACCAATCGGTGGGCGTCCCAAAAGGTAAAGTAAAAGCAAAGCATTCCaagcaacaaataaaaaagcacTGCATAGTATAAGTGAATCTTTCTTTCGGACCATGGCCCAAAGACACTGAAGTGGTCGGTTATGGAAACTGATAAACAAGGGAACAAGTATTTAAGTCCTAAAGGTCCAGgtggaaaaattgatttctgcGGTCATGGAAACTGATAAAGCAAGGGAACAAGTATTTAAGTCCTAAAGGTCCAGgtggaaaaattgatttctgaTCACATCGCCCaaaattaaagttattttttgacAGTCCATGGtagaaaaggacaaaaaagtCACACGCCGTTTCTGTGGAATTCATCAACTTCATTAGATGAGAATGGACAAGAAGGGGGAAGAATTGGGTCACTTTGGGTTGAGGGAATGAGACTCCTACATTATCCTTCAGCCATTAGCCTGGAAACAGAGtgagaaaaacaatttaatCGTTATATGGAAGTGGATCATATGACGAATAAACAACACATTTGAAACCGGtccactatttttttattttttttattgggtgTTGATCTAAACAAAGACCTATGGAAAATTCTTCAGAATATTTATAATGTACAATAGAGTGTAACAGTAAACTAAAATTACATTTCGGTTAAATTTTGTAGTGCTCGATTCAGTTAATTTTTGATacaaagacggcaggaaaaaaaatatacctaaaatgcttttattttttttaaatgtgaacaaagaaactTGGTGAGccttttgtcacattttaatacatttctgagttgataaaattaaaacaaaacaacaattctCAACTATTATAAAAgcttaaattacaaaaaaaaaaagcaaaacgttGAACCCTAAGCAGCAGCAACCTTAACAATTTTccgtg from Stigmatopora argus isolate UIUO_Sarg chromosome 21, RoL_Sarg_1.0, whole genome shotgun sequence encodes:
- the mgat1b gene encoding alpha-1,3-mannosyl-glycoprotein 2-beta-N-acetylglucosaminyltransferase b, translating into MVRKKDSLILCSAFLFVAWNALLLLYLLGRPPIGHLGDGGGHEPGETEEWGFIRGKGSRNNLAGEVIRLAQEVEIQLETQKQLLKQIESHRAAWPKQKDFGKREIAITKHAISKTVHLSPKSSKKNVDSKNPTPKHTHQYFTSVTPDSKRQSNLIKTDEIDNIKISNFVSSPDVIIPILVIACDRVTVKRSLDRLIQYRPSQEHYPIIVSQDCGHAETAGVIGSYGNQVTHIKQPDLSDIRVRPEHRKFQGYYKIARHYRWALNQIFKTFSQSTVIIVEDDLEVAPDFFEYFHAMYIILQSDPTLWCVSAWNDNGREALVDPSKAGLLHRTDFFPGLGWMLLKELWDELEPKWPSAFWDDWMRLPEQRKDRSCIRPEISRTITFGRKGVSLGQFFDQYLRYIRLNTEFVPFTKQDFSHLLKESYDGKFIKEVYNAPLVKIEELQQGGGLRGTGPYRVKYSSRDSFKVLARNLGVMDDLKSGVPRTGYRGVVSFLHRGRRVFLAPPEGWTQYDVSWS